The Desulfurococcaceae archaeon DNA window CGTTTGCTGGCCGAGTAAGCCGGACATTTGTGTTAAGTTTATCGGGTTTCCACGAGCACCTGTACGGGCCATGATGACTACGGGGTTGTTCAGTAGGAAATGCTGGGTGATCACGTCTGCCACCTTATCTAGTAGCTTCTTCGAGAGCGTATCGATTATCTCGTCTTCTAAACTTTCCTCGAGCGTTTTACCCGGCCTCGGCGTTAACTTCCCCTCTCTATACTGCTTAATCAGCTCGTCTACATCTTCGAGGCCGTCCTTAATTATCAATTCGACGGACTTCCTCGCGACTTCGTTTAGCACTAGGTGGTCATAACTCATAGTGAAACCGTGCATCTCGCATACCCTAATGAACATCTTATACGTCTTGTCCATGAAGAACCGGCCAAAGTCTTCGCCGTACTCCTTAATGAGCCAGTGTACTATGCTTTCAGGTTCCTCTCTACCTATACTCGCCTTATCCAGGACCCCTTCCAGCAAGATGCCGTTTTTCACTATTACTAGAGTATCGTGCGGGCAGTCTTCATCAATGCAACGGTAGGCCGACGCACTACCTAGTTTAGAGTTCCTCCTATAATTGAAGTCCTTCGGGAGGAACAAGGATATGAGCTGCTTACCGGTCCAATACTCCCTAGGCTTTAGTATAGCTGGTTCAGGTAACGGCCCGAAGTACCCGGCAGCGGATAAAATTGTAGCTACCTTATCCTTCGTGAGGATAGTCGATTTAACCGTTAAGAGGTAAGCCCCGCTAATAAAGTCTTGTAAACCCCCTATAATCGGGCCGCCATATCTAGGCGTCAATACGTGCTTTTCTACGAGCATGAGTATCCTTGCCTCGGCTCTCGCCTCCTCGCCTTGCGGTACATGCAAGTTCATCTCATCTCCATCGAAATCAGCATTATACGGTGGGCAGACCAGCGGGTTTAATCTGAGAGTCTTGTAGGGCAGTACCCTGACCACGTGAGCCATTACCGAGATCCTGTGAAGTGATGGTTGCCTGTTAAACAGCACTATGTCTCCATCCAGTAGGTGCCTTTCAACGATAAATCCAGGCTCAAGGGATTCAGCTGCTGTCTTCCTGTCAACGTACTTGAGGCTGATCTTCCTCCCATCAGGCCTTATTACGTAGTTTGCCCCGGGCCACCTGTCAGGCCCGTTTAGTACGAATTTTCTCAAGAACTCAATGTTCCACGGGGTGACCCTCTCGGGTATTGTCAGCATCTTGGCTATTTCCTCGGGTACACCAACCTCGTTAATGCTGAGGCTCGGATCGGGGCTTATCACCGTCCTCGCTGAGAAGTCAACGCGCTTGCCTCTAAGATCTCCGCGAAACCTGCCTTCTTTACCCTTCAACCTTTGCGCTATTCCTTTAAGAACCTTGCCACTTCTATGCCTAGCAACCGGCACCCCTGAAATCTCGTTATCTATGTAAGTAGCAACATGGTACTGTAGCAACTCCCACTCCTCCTCGATAATGGCGCTCGGCGCGCCGCTCTCGACGTGCTCTCTTAGCCTATTATTAACTCTGACTATGTCTACGAGCTTGTGCGTTAGATCGTCCTCGCTTCTAATACCGGTTTCAAGCGTAATTGAAGGCCTCGCAGTCCTAGGTGGTACCGGTAGGACTGTTATCACCATCCACTCCGGCCTCGCATCTTTGGGATCTCCACCTAGAAGTAGAACATCCTCGTCCGGGATTTTTTCAAGCCTTTCACGTATTTCGCTGGGTGTTAATTTCTTTAGGCCTGTTTCCGTCTGTACATAGAAGGTATAAGGCCTGTCGAGCTTAATCTTACGAGATGGCGTGCCACAGTGCGGGCAGGACGCAGTCGATGTTGCTTTTTTCCTAATGTACTCGTGAAGCCTCTTTTTAAGGTACACTAGTCCGAGGTCGCTGAGGTCTTTTAGAAGCCTTAAGTACTCCTGCCTCTCCGCTTCAGGTATTTTAAGCCTTCCACAGACTTCGCACGTGGCTTTAAGGTACATTAGAATGTACTTTACAAACCCCACGTGTATAATTGGTTTAGCGAGCTCTATGTGACCGAAGTGGCCGGGGCAGCCGTCCCTGGTATTTCCACATACAGGGCACACCTCTCCAGGTTCGATCGCGCCCATGTGCTTGTCCATGACGCCTCCGTCTATGGGCAGGCCGTCGTTGTCGTACACGTCTGTTGTTGATATCGCGGTAACGCTCATTTTCCGTATTTCGTCGGGTGAGAGGATTCCAAATCGTATCCTCGCAATACGCGTTGTGATCATGCCGTCTAGATCACCTCTTGACGACGTCTTCTACGAACAGCCTAGGCCTGATACCCATGCTCATTAGCTCTTGTATTAGTAGCTTAAATGCATAAGTTATATCAATAGGCTTTAGCACCGTCTTGTCTTTGTGAACGGGGCACATGAACTTGCCCTTGTTCTTGTCGTAGTAACCTACGAGCCCGCACTCTTCGCAAATGTAAACCCTTGTCAAATCACTCCTCTCCCTTATAGTTTCTCTCAGTAGTATGGATGCACCGTGGCCTACGAGGCAATCAACTTCCATCTCACCCCACCGCAACCCACCAGCCCTAGAGCGTCCTTGAGTTGGTTGCCGCGTCAGGATCTGAACGGGGCCTCTGGCCCTCGCGTGTATTTTATCGCTTACCATGTGGTGTAGCTTTTGATAGTAAACGATACCAATGAATACTGGTCCTTTAAGCATCTCGCCGGTCCTACCATCGTACATTACTTCTTCACCGGTTGGAGGGTAGCCGTACCTCTTGAGCTCTATTTTTAGGTTTTCGACGCGTTCTTTGTAGAACGGCGTCGCATCCACGGGCTCCCCGCGGAGAGCTGCTACCTTGCCGGCAATGCTTTCGAGGAGTTGTCCAACGGTCATTCTGCTCGGGAATGCGTGGGGATTGATGATCAGGTCCGGCGTTACGCCGTCCTCCGTGAACGGCATATCATACTGCGGTATTAGCAACCCAACTACTCCCTTTTGTCCATGTCTAGAGGCAAATTTGTCGCCTAGTTCCGGAATTCTAGGATCTCTTACTCTCACTTTGACTAGCTTGTTGCCTTCATCATCCATGGTCAGAATTACAACGTCCACTACTCCCTTCTCACCGTGCCTTACAGCTATGCTCGTGTCCTGCCTCGTTATGCTGCCTACGGCGTATTCTTGGGCGCTGATGAATCTCGGTGGACTAACCTTGCCTACTAGCGCGTCTCCTCCTACGACCTCCGTTTCAGGCGCGATAATTCCGTCGTCGTCTAATAGCTCGTAAGCACGCGGCCCCCTATACCCTCTCGCACTAGGCGAAGGCTTCGTGATTTCGTCCTGTACGCCACCGGGGTATTTGTATTCGACTGTCGAATAAAGCCGGAAGAACGTCGATCTCGCGAGCCCCCTCTCAACGCTACTCCTATTTAGTATTACGGCGTCTTCAATGTTATATCCTGTCAGGGTGAGAACGGCCACTACGAAGTTCTGTCCAGCTGGCCTTTCATCGTAACCGATGATGCTGGCCGCCTTCGTCGTTACAATGGGCTTCTGAGGATAGTGTAGGAGGTGTCCGCGCGTATCAACTCTTTCCTGGAAGTTCGCCGTGTTTAAGCTGAGCGCTTGCTTGGCCATGGCGGCTTCGTACATGTTTCTTGGGCTTTGATTATGCTCAGCGTATGGTATTATTGAAGCCGTTATCCCGAATATCCCGGGTAACCACAATTCTAGGTGCGTATGCTCTTCAATTACCTCCTCCGGGGTTAAGGCTATATAGGCATTTTCTTCTTCATCGGGGTCTAGGTACTCTACTATGCCTGCCTTTACGAGGTCATCGAACGCTATCTCTCCTTTCTTAAGTTTCTCTACGTGCTCTTTTGTAAGCTTCGGCGCGCCACCCTCCACTACTATGAGGGGTCTTCTTATGCGCCCCGCATCAGTGTTAATCACCACTTCGTTGATGTGTTCCGTCTTAAAGTACGCGACGTTTACCTCGGAGCTAAGTCTACCTCGTCTTCTGAGGCTTCTGAGGTTTTTAGTTAGTAGTTCGCCGTCTGGGTGGTAGCCTACGAGCTTGCCGTTGAGGAATACCCTAGCCCACCCCACGTACTCGTCTCCTTTGAGCTCTCCGCGCTCTAGCCTTTCAACGACGTCGTCTAGGTAGCCTCTATGCACCTTACCCTTAATTTTCATGGTGATGACCGGCACTGTTCCGAGCTCGTAGAGCAGCTCTTCTATTTCCCTGTCATCTATACCCACGCTCACGTTCACTAGCAGTGCAAGGTTCTTCACTAAACCGATGTTCGCTCCTTCGGGCGTTTCGAAGGGGCAGATCCTGCCCCACTGCGTACCGTGAAGCTCCCTCGCCTCAAAGTGCGGTTGCCCCCTTGCTAACGGTGATACCACCCTCCTCAAGTGGCTTAGTGTACTTAGCATGTTAGTTCTATCTAGTAGCTGACTGACACCGGTTCTGCCCCCAGGCCAGTTACCGGTTGCCATTGCGTGTAGTATTCTATCCGTTATAATGCTGTGTTTAAATGCCGCTTTGATTTCGAGTTTCCTAGTCTTTGAAAGCTGTTTCTCGAGTTCTTCGCGCAGTTCCCTCGTAAATGCCACAAGTGCCGTTCTCACTAACGTTGCGAGCATGTCTCCGGCTAGTTTTAACCTCTTGTTCCTATAGTGGTCCTTGTCATCGGGCTTCCTGCGTCCTAGCATTAGTTCGATGATCCTCGCCATCATTTGACCTATGAACACTGCTTTGAGGATTCTCGTTTCTCTAGTAGAATCGATTCCTATATGTGGCAACAACCTCTCATCTAATAGCCTACGGGCCCTTTCAATCCTCTCTTCGCGCGGTCTCCCCACAGCAAACCTCGATCCAACGTAATCTAGGGCTTCTTCGACTATTCTTCTCCTGTACTCCTCCACGTAAGCCTTGATCTCCTCTTCTGAAAGGTTTGGTGGGATTTCCAGTCTAGGTAGGATCTGCTCTGCCTGAAGAATTGATGGTAGTACGTAATTGTGATATGAAGGGTCGGGACTTACGGCATAGAGCACTTCCCTTGTGTCAAGCCCGAGAGCTATCATTAGTATGACTGCCGGTATCTTGTGTCCTTGAAAGTTAGCGTAGAATATGCCGTCCTTCCTGCGGTCTACTATTAACTGGGCTCTCCTACCTTTAGCCGCGCTGACGACCTTGGCGGTGTGGGTTATGCCGGCACCTTCCTGCCCATAGTCTACTAGGATAGTATTGCTTGCAAGGTCTTCCTGGGCGACCAGTACGCGCTCGCTACCGTTAATTATGAAGTAACCCCCTGGATCTCGCGGATCCTCACCGTATTCTACGAGCTCCTCCGGGCTCGCCTTACTCAGCGGGTCTATTTCCGATTTGAGCATAACGGGCAAGTCCATGAGCTTTAAGTTCATTTCCCTGTAAATACCGTCTCCTTCTACTCTAATAGTAACGTAAACGGGCGCCATGTATGTCAGGTTCCTTATTCTGCACTCCAGCGGGGTTTTATAACTTGCCGTGCCGTCAATATCTATCCACTGCGGTCTATCTATTCTCGGTTTTTCGATATATATTTTAATGGACTCGGTTATGGGTATCACTCTGAATTCTCCAATAATTGCTGGAAGTATTTCCCGCGTAAACCTGTTGTAACTATCTAAATGCTGCCTGACTAAGCCCTTTTCTTCGAGATACCTCTTCGCCACGATCCAAAGGTCTTCATGCGACAGTTGAACCTTCAAGACTTCCTAGTCACCTCTACAACTACGTACCTATAGGCAGCCGACACACCGGCAGTAGGGCTTTTTCTTATAACTCTTATTATATCTCCTGGTCTAGCACCTATAGCCTTTACAACGGGGTCATCCGCTGAAATCCAAGGTAGCTGCCACGGCTCAATACCTAGTTTCTTCAAAATCTTCATGGCCTCCTCAGGCGGCACTATTTCGTGCTTCGGGACTAGTTCGTGTTCAAGGATGTTTACCTCTTCGTCCATATCTATCAACTTCCGAAGCATTTTAGCCTCTTATTATCTCCAAGGTTACAGGGGCTTTTATAAAGTTAGTTAGTGGAGTACGGAATGAAGTGGACCGGCCGGGATTTGAACCCGGGACCTCCCGGATTTTGGTGTAATATTGCCAACCGGGCGCTCTTCCAGGCTGAGCTACCGGCCCACCCGTTAATTTAAACGGTACTTTTAAGTTTAAAAGTATTTTTGTGTTGCTCCTTATAATTTAAGTGGTTGGTAGTGTGACGTTTCTCACAGGGCTCAGTTTACATTTAGGGGTGTCACAGTGGTTAACCTAAATAGCTTGGACATAATAGAGGAGGTTATAAGGAAACGGGGATTGGTGTCTCGGGTATTTGCGAACAGGGAAGTTTTGCATCCAGATTACATACCTGAAACACTACCTCACCGGGAAAGGGAGATCACGAAGTTGGCAGAGATAATGATCGTTTCCGCTAAGGGCGAAAGGCCAAGTAATGTGTTCTTATACGGGTTTACGGGCACGGGCAAGACGGTGGTAGCTAAGTACGTGGTCAAACGGCTAGTTGAAAAGGCATCGGTACTGGGCGTGAGGATCGATCACGTGTACGTAAACACGAGAAAAGTCGACACCGCCTACAAGGTTTTAGCTACAATAGCGTCTAGTCTCGGCCTCAGGGTACCGTATACAGGGCTAGCCCTTAGCGAGGTGTACAGGAAATACATTAATGCCCTAGACAGCTGGGGCGGGCTCCACATAGTAATACTCGATGAAATAGACTATTTCGTTAAGCGTAACGGCGACGACGTGCTCTATAAGCTGCTTAGAATAAACGAGGACTTGGCAAAGGCCAAGGTCTCTATAGTCGGTATAACAAACAACTTGTACTTCGTAGAAAACCTAGATCCCCGTGTTAGGTCCAGTCTAGGGGAAGAGGAGATAGTGTTCCCGCCCTATACGGCGGACCAGCTTTTCACTATACTCAAGCAGCGTGCTGAAAAGGCATTTCACTCGGAGGTAATAGATGATAGTGTAATATCGTATTGCGCTGCGCTAGCCGCTAGAGAGCACGGTGATGCGAGAAGAGCGCTGGACTTGTTGAGAGTAGCCGGAGAGGTAGCGGAAAGGGAGAACGTCAACAAGGTTACGGTAGAGCATGTTAAGAAGGCGTTACTCGAAATCGAGGAAGGGCGAATATATCAAAGCATAGTTGCCCTCCCCCTGCAACAAAAACTCGTTCTAAAGATCATCGTGGATCTGGTCATGAAAAAACGCTTCACAACTACCGGAGAAGTCTACACCGTGTACGTTGAAGAAGCCAAGAAGCAGGGCCTAGAACCCCTTTCCATGAGGAGCATCAGTTATATAATTTCACAGCTAGATATGATGGGCATCATCGTTGCGGAAGTTAAGAGCCTCGGTAGACACGGCCTTACCAAGGTCATAAGAGTAAAGGACGAAGTAATAAAGGCAGTGAACGAGGCATTAAAGCACTTTGTTTAAACGCACAGTAGAAGCATACGACGATGGTTTTTTCCCCGTGCGCTATAAGGGTGGCAGGGGAGTAACTTACATCGTAGGAGTAGAGGTTAGCGAGCAAATAGATGTTAGAAGAATTGCCTGGTCCATGGTAAGGGTAGACCTAAACACCACTGAGCACGCGATAACGGCGATTTCAAGGAACTTGAAGGGGTCATTAATACTACTTGACGGAGTAACCTACGCGGGTTTTGACGTAGTAGATCCGGCCAGGTTATCAAACTCTACGGGTAAAGGTGTCGTCGTCATTCAAACACACCCGTTGAACCTGCCGAGAATACGTTCGGCTCTTCAAAAGCACTTCGCGGACTGGTATGAGAGATACAGAGTCATCGAGGACGTGTACAAGAACATGATCTACGTGGAGACGCCTTGGAGGACGATCAAAATACATGTCCAGGGTGTGGGCGTGTACGAGGCGATCTGCACGGTGAAAAGACTGTGTCTGTACAGTCCAGTACCGGAACCCCTAAGAATAGCGGATAAGGTGTCCTCGGCGTTATCGCGCTTGCTCTTAAGGGCCTAGATCCTCTTTGAAACGCTAAATAACTCATAATAACCTCATTGGTTAAAGTATGTACGCGCGGGGAGGCTCCATGCCGCTGGAAAACACCAGAATCCTAGAAGAAGGTGGGAATGGAAGAGATGAAATCGTTCGGAGGCTCTCCAAGTACACGGATAGCTCTAATTTAGAGAAGATATCTAAGATAAAGAATACAGAGTTATTGAAATGGATACTCGACGTAGCGGAACTGACGACGCCCGCCAAGATATTCGTTATCACCGGTTCTCGCGAAGATCTCGATTACATTAGGAAGAAAGCCATTGAGAACAGGGAGGAGGTGCCCTCAAGGTACAATCCGCTTCACACCGTGCACTTCGACGGGCCCAAGGACTTGGCCCGAGATAGAGAGAACACTAGGATCCTCGTTCCCCCGGGAGTGACCATTCCCATGATCAACACGAAAGAGCGGGGGGAGGCCTTAACCGAAGTGACGGAGCTCTTCAGGGGGATCATGAAGGGTAAGGAGATGTACGTTGGGCTTTACTGCTTCGGCCCCAGGGACTCCTTATTCACGCTCTATGGTGTGCAAGTGACCGACTCGGCGTATGTTGTCCACAGTAGTAACATACTGTACCGGGTATGCTATGATGTCTTTACGAGTAGAGAAGACCTACGCTACATGAGGTTCCTACACAGTGCAGGTGAAAGGGACGAGAATGGCTGGTCCCTCAATATACACAAAAGGAGAATATACATAGACCTCGACGACAGGGTTGTCTACAGCGTGAACACGCAGTATGCTGGTAACACCGTTGGCTTGAAGAAACTCTCGCTAAGAATATGCGTAGACATGGGTTACAAAGAAGGCTGGCTTTGTGAGCACATGTTTATAGTTGGTGTTAAGGGACCTGGCGGCAGAATTTCGTATTTCACAGGTGCATTTCCAGCTGGTTGTGGTAAGACGGCAACGGCGTTAATAGCGGACACGGTAGTAGGTGACGACTTAGCTATAATCAGGAACGTCGACGGCTTAGCGAGAGCTGTTAACCCGGAGGTGGGGATGTTCGGTATAATAGATGGTGTAAACCCGAGCGATGACCCGGAGATCTACGAGATACTGACCCGGAAGGACACCGAGGTCATCTTCGCGAACGTTCTGCTTACAGAAGAGGGAGAAGTGTGGTGGAATGGAAAAGCATCCCCTCCTAAACCGGGTATAAACTACGCCGGTAATTGGTGGCCTGGAAAAAAAGATGAAAGAGGCGCGGAGTTACCGCCATCTCATCCAAATGGTAGGTTTACAACCAGTATCTTCTACCTGGAGAAAGTAGATCCGAGGATAAACGACCCGATGGGGGTGCCCGTGAAGGGGATGATCTTCGGGGGGCGAGACCCTGACACATGGGTCCCGGTTGAGGAGTCGTTTGACTGGGATCACGGCGTAGTCACGAAGGGGGCATCGCTAGAATCCGAGAGGACCGCTGCCGTGCTCGGACAGGTCGGCAAAATGGAATTCAACCCGTTTGCAATACTAGACTTCCTACCACTGTCACCCGGGGCATTCGTAGAGCTACACTTCAAATTCGGTGAAAAACTAATAGAAAGACCTAGAGTCTTCGGAGTAAACTACTTCCTGAGAGATAAGCACGGGAGGTACCTAACAGAAAAAGTCGATAAAAGGGTCTGGCTCAAGTGGATGGAGTTAAGGGTTAACGGTGATGTAGATGCCATCGAAACGCCTACAGGCTATATTCCACTATATGAAGACCTGGTAAAACTGTTCGAAAAGGAGCTCGGTAAGGAATTCGGCGAAGGACTTTACCAGAAACTATTCACGGTGAGGGTAAGTAAACACTTAGAGAAAATTGAACGAATATGGAGAACATACGAAAGCGTAGCCGATACGCCGCGGAAATTCTACGAAATAATGTTGTGGCAGAAGCGGAGGCTTGAGAGTGCGAGGTACAGGTACGGCGATGAAATCAGCCCCTTCGTGCTAGACAAGAGGTAAGAATAGCCGGGCGGGGATTCGAACCCCGGTCACGGGGTTTCTTCTACTCGGCCAAAGCCCCGCATCCTTGGCCGCTAGACGACCCGGCTACCTGTACCTCTATCTCCTAGTTGTAGGAAGGCTTATTAACCTTTCGTGAAATTAGATATTTAAGGTTTTTAACAGTTCTTCATTAATTGATTTTTAAGCCTTGCGTTAAGTTTATAAGGGGCTAATGCACCCTTAGTGAATGCCCTGGGTGTTTTTATGGTTACCGAAGAAGATAACTTAGAAACTCCTGGGAGTGAACGATCTCCGCAAAAAAATAGAGCGCAATGTCCTCCCGACAAGATTGTCTACGACGTGGCCAGGGCCGAGTATATATGCCTTGAAACAGGCGAGGTTATCGAAGATAGGGTAATAGACGACCGCGCAGAGTGGCGCGCATTCACACCTGAGGAACGGGAGAGAAGGGCCAGGACTGGAGGGCCCATTACGCCGACCGTACACGACATGGGATTCACCACAACCATAGATTACTCAGATAGGGACGCTGCAGGGCACGCTCTTGTAAACAAGAAGTATCAACTGTACAAGTTACGGAGATGGCAGGCTAGAACTAGAATACTTACCAGCGTTGAAAGGAATTTAGCTCAAGCGATGAACGAGCTTGACAGGCTCGCCGATCTACTAAACCTACCGTCTTACATTAGGGAAGAGGCGGCGAAGATATACAGAGAGGCAGTTGAAAAAGGCCTAGTTAGAGGTAGAAGCATCGAAAGCGTAATTGCCGCGGCAGTTTACTTAGCCTGCAGGATGAGAAAGCTCCCGAGAACGCTTGATGAAATCGAAGAATACTCGCGCGTTAGTAGAAAGGAGATCGCCAGGTGCTACAGGCTACTGCTAAGGGAGCTAAGCATTAAAGTGACGACGAGCGATCCAGCCGACTTCGTGCCGAGGATCGCTCATGCCCTTGGACTGTCGGGAGCAGTCGTGAGAACAGCCATTGAAATACTAT harbors:
- a CDS encoding DNA-directed RNA polymerase subunit A', yielding MITTRIARIRFGILSPDEIRKMSVTAISTTDVYDNDGLPIDGGVMDKHMGAIEPGEVCPVCGNTRDGCPGHFGHIELAKPIIHVGFVKYILMYLKATCEVCGRLKIPEAERQEYLRLLKDLSDLGLVYLKKRLHEYIRKKATSTASCPHCGTPSRKIKLDRPYTFYVQTETGLKKLTPSEIRERLEKIPDEDVLLLGGDPKDARPEWMVITVLPVPPRTARPSITLETGIRSEDDLTHKLVDIVRVNNRLREHVESGAPSAIIEEEWELLQYHVATYIDNEISGVPVARHRSGKVLKGIAQRLKGKEGRFRGDLRGKRVDFSARTVISPDPSLSINEVGVPEEIAKMLTIPERVTPWNIEFLRKFVLNGPDRWPGANYVIRPDGRKISLKYVDRKTAAESLEPGFIVERHLLDGDIVLFNRQPSLHRISVMAHVVRVLPYKTLRLNPLVCPPYNADFDGDEMNLHVPQGEEARAEARILMLVEKHVLTPRYGGPIIGGLQDFISGAYLLTVKSTILTKDKVATILSAAGYFGPLPEPAILKPREYWTGKQLISLFLPKDFNYRRNSKLGSASAYRCIDEDCPHDTLVIVKNGILLEGVLDKASIGREEPESIVHWLIKEYGEDFGRFFMDKTYKMFIRVCEMHGFTMSYDHLVLNEVARKSVELIIKDGLEDVDELIKQYREGKLTPRPGKTLEESLEDEIIDTLSKKLLDKVADVITQHFLLNNPVVIMARTGARGNPINLTQMSGLLGQQTVRGRRLTRGFGGRMLPHFKPGDISAEARGFIKSGFVNGLNPLELFFHAAAGREGLIDTAVRTSQSGYMQRRLINALQDLKVFYDGTVRTASGEVVQLLYGEDGVDPMKSDHGKAVNVDRILEKYTAW
- a CDS encoding phosphoenolpyruvate carboxykinase (GTP), with product MYARGGSMPLENTRILEEGGNGRDEIVRRLSKYTDSSNLEKISKIKNTELLKWILDVAELTTPAKIFVITGSREDLDYIRKKAIENREEVPSRYNPLHTVHFDGPKDLARDRENTRILVPPGVTIPMINTKERGEALTEVTELFRGIMKGKEMYVGLYCFGPRDSLFTLYGVQVTDSAYVVHSSNILYRVCYDVFTSREDLRYMRFLHSAGERDENGWSLNIHKRRIYIDLDDRVVYSVNTQYAGNTVGLKKLSLRICVDMGYKEGWLCEHMFIVGVKGPGGRISYFTGAFPAGCGKTATALIADTVVGDDLAIIRNVDGLARAVNPEVGMFGIIDGVNPSDDPEIYEILTRKDTEVIFANVLLTEEGEVWWNGKASPPKPGINYAGNWWPGKKDERGAELPPSHPNGRFTTSIFYLEKVDPRINDPMGVPVKGMIFGGRDPDTWVPVEESFDWDHGVVTKGASLESERTAAVLGQVGKMEFNPFAILDFLPLSPGAFVELHFKFGEKLIERPRVFGVNYFLRDKHGRYLTEKVDKRVWLKWMELRVNGDVDAIETPTGYIPLYEDLVKLFEKELGKEFGEGLYQKLFTVRVSKHLEKIERIWRTYESVADTPRKFYEIMLWQKRRLESARYRYGDEISPFVLDKR
- a CDS encoding DNA-directed RNA polymerase subunit H gives rise to the protein MDEEVNILEHELVPKHEIVPPEEAMKILKKLGIEPWQLPWISADDPVVKAIGARPGDIIRVIRKSPTAGVSAAYRYVVVEVTRKS
- a CDS encoding orc1/cdc6 family replication initiation protein, with the translated sequence MVNLNSLDIIEEVIRKRGLVSRVFANREVLHPDYIPETLPHREREITKLAEIMIVSAKGERPSNVFLYGFTGTGKTVVAKYVVKRLVEKASVLGVRIDHVYVNTRKVDTAYKVLATIASSLGLRVPYTGLALSEVYRKYINALDSWGGLHIVILDEIDYFVKRNGDDVLYKLLRINEDLAKAKVSIVGITNNLYFVENLDPRVRSSLGEEEIVFPPYTADQLFTILKQRAEKAFHSEVIDDSVISYCAALAAREHGDARRALDLLRVAGEVAERENVNKVTVEHVKKALLEIEEGRIYQSIVALPLQQKLVLKIIVDLVMKKRFTTTGEVYTVYVEEAKKQGLEPLSMRSISYIISQLDMMGIIVAEVKSLGRHGLTKVIRVKDEVIKAVNEALKHFV
- a CDS encoding transcription initiation factor IIB, whose amino-acid sequence is MVTEEDNLETPGSERSPQKNRAQCPPDKIVYDVARAEYICLETGEVIEDRVIDDRAEWRAFTPEERERRARTGGPITPTVHDMGFTTTIDYSDRDAAGHALVNKKYQLYKLRRWQARTRILTSVERNLAQAMNELDRLADLLNLPSYIREEAAKIYREAVEKGLVRGRSIESVIAAAVYLACRMRKLPRTLDEIEEYSRVSRKEIARCYRLLLRELSIKVTTSDPADFVPRIAHALGLSGAVVRTAIEILYKAREAGILGGKDPVGLAAAAVYLACERLGEERSQKEIANVAGVTEVTVRNRCRELMKVLSVEVEE
- a CDS encoding DUF99 family protein — protein: MFKRTVEAYDDGFFPVRYKGGRGVTYIVGVEVSEQIDVRRIAWSMVRVDLNTTEHAITAISRNLKGSLILLDGVTYAGFDVVDPARLSNSTGKGVVVIQTHPLNLPRIRSALQKHFADWYERYRVIEDVYKNMIYVETPWRTIKIHVQGVGVYEAICTVKRLCLYSPVPEPLRIADKVSSALSRLLLRA
- a CDS encoding DNA-directed RNA polymerase subunit B → MKVQLSHEDLWIVAKRYLEEKGLVRQHLDSYNRFTREILPAIIGEFRVIPITESIKIYIEKPRIDRPQWIDIDGTASYKTPLECRIRNLTYMAPVYVTIRVEGDGIYREMNLKLMDLPVMLKSEIDPLSKASPEELVEYGEDPRDPGGYFIINGSERVLVAQEDLASNTILVDYGQEGAGITHTAKVVSAAKGRRAQLIVDRRKDGIFYANFQGHKIPAVILMIALGLDTREVLYAVSPDPSYHNYVLPSILQAEQILPRLEIPPNLSEEEIKAYVEEYRRRIVEEALDYVGSRFAVGRPREERIERARRLLDERLLPHIGIDSTRETRILKAVFIGQMMARIIELMLGRRKPDDKDHYRNKRLKLAGDMLATLVRTALVAFTRELREELEKQLSKTRKLEIKAAFKHSIITDRILHAMATGNWPGGRTGVSQLLDRTNMLSTLSHLRRVVSPLARGQPHFEARELHGTQWGRICPFETPEGANIGLVKNLALLVNVSVGIDDREIEELLYELGTVPVITMKIKGKVHRGYLDDVVERLERGELKGDEYVGWARVFLNGKLVGYHPDGELLTKNLRSLRRRGRLSSEVNVAYFKTEHINEVVINTDAGRIRRPLIVVEGGAPKLTKEHVEKLKKGEIAFDDLVKAGIVEYLDPDEEENAYIALTPEEVIEEHTHLELWLPGIFGITASIIPYAEHNQSPRNMYEAAMAKQALSLNTANFQERVDTRGHLLHYPQKPIVTTKAASIIGYDERPAGQNFVVAVLTLTGYNIEDAVILNRSSVERGLARSTFFRLYSTVEYKYPGGVQDEITKPSPSARGYRGPRAYELLDDDGIIAPETEVVGGDALVGKVSPPRFISAQEYAVGSITRQDTSIAVRHGEKGVVDVVILTMDDEGNKLVKVRVRDPRIPELGDKFASRHGQKGVVGLLIPQYDMPFTEDGVTPDLIINPHAFPSRMTVGQLLESIAGKVAALRGEPVDATPFYKERVENLKIELKRYGYPPTGEEVMYDGRTGEMLKGPVFIGIVYYQKLHHMVSDKIHARARGPVQILTRQPTQGRSRAGGLRWGEMEVDCLVGHGASILLRETIRERSDLTRVYICEECGLVGYYDKNKGKFMCPVHKDKTVLKPIDITYAFKLLIQELMSMGIRPRLFVEDVVKR